One genomic region from Terriglobia bacterium encodes:
- a CDS encoding FAD-binding oxidoreductase — translation MADVAEAVLAGLAGIVGESKCTAEASACESFTVDGQTPDCAVYPGSAEEVAETLKWAAGHDLAVIACGGATKLGIGNPPRKYDIALCTRDLTNVRYYEPSDLTAGVGAGVVLADLQTLLKPDGLWLPLDSSGGGKATLGGIVATNTSGPLRHFYGAPRDMVVGMQIATTEGKLVRTGGRVVKNVAGYDLGKLMIGSCGTLGVITEVNLKLFPLPAERQTFVLPTGTLGVARDLRRRILASPIDLLRMALLDAEAAAIVRPGSQVDVAAREPEIWLEVGGPQSVVDRTRKELEAAGGPVGATVQTCDRVGSGRAWQAISDFSNWIGKMYQGTVVLKGALPIANGEEFLRLAQQEAHGENIKMAGVAMPGVGMLHLGLLDLQNATEAVSLVRRLRKSAEKSGGALTVVSAPAEVKAQVDAWGEPGTGLDLMRKLKTAWDPKGILAPGRFVGSI, via the coding sequence ATGGCAGACGTGGCTGAGGCTGTCCTGGCGGGCCTGGCCGGAATTGTCGGGGAATCGAAGTGCACTGCCGAAGCGTCCGCGTGTGAGTCCTTCACCGTGGACGGTCAAACACCGGACTGCGCCGTTTACCCGGGATCGGCTGAGGAGGTAGCCGAGACCCTGAAATGGGCGGCAGGCCATGACCTGGCAGTGATCGCCTGTGGCGGCGCCACCAAGCTCGGCATCGGGAACCCTCCGCGAAAATACGACATTGCGCTATGCACGCGGGACCTCACCAACGTCCGTTACTACGAGCCCTCAGACTTGACTGCCGGCGTCGGTGCTGGAGTGGTGTTGGCCGACCTCCAAACCCTCCTGAAGCCCGATGGACTTTGGCTGCCCCTGGACTCTTCAGGAGGCGGGAAAGCCACCCTGGGAGGCATCGTGGCAACCAATACATCGGGGCCGCTGCGACATTTTTATGGGGCGCCTCGTGACATGGTGGTAGGCATGCAGATTGCCACCACCGAAGGCAAACTGGTCAGGACGGGCGGTCGAGTGGTCAAGAACGTGGCGGGTTACGATCTCGGGAAGCTCATGATCGGGTCATGCGGCACGCTGGGAGTCATTACGGAAGTCAATCTGAAGCTCTTTCCTCTGCCAGCGGAGCGCCAGACGTTCGTCCTTCCCACCGGTACGCTGGGTGTTGCCCGCGACCTCCGTCGGCGCATCCTGGCCTCGCCTATTGACCTGTTACGGATGGCCTTGCTGGATGCTGAAGCCGCCGCGATTGTGCGTCCCGGCTCGCAAGTGGATGTGGCGGCCCGCGAGCCGGAAATATGGCTGGAAGTTGGCGGACCCCAATCCGTTGTTGATCGCACCCGAAAGGAGCTCGAAGCGGCGGGCGGCCCCGTGGGCGCTACGGTCCAGACTTGCGACCGAGTGGGCTCTGGACGGGCATGGCAGGCGATTTCCGATTTTAGCAACTGGATTGGAAAGATGTATCAGGGGACAGTTGTGCTGAAAGGCGCCCTGCCCATCGCTAATGGCGAGGAGTTTTTGAGGCTTGCCCAGCAGGAAGCGCACGGTGAGAATATAAAAATGGCTGGCGTCGCAATGCCGGGAGTTGGAATGCTTCACCTGGGTCTGCTGGACCTGCAGAATGCCACCGAGGCGGTCAGCCTCGTCAGGCGCCTCCGCAAGTCCGCTGAAAAATCAGGCGGTGCGCTAACCGTGGTTTCGGCCCCTGCAGAGGTGAAGGCCCAGGTGGATGCGTGGGGAGAACCCGGAACCGGCCTTGATCTGATGCGCAAACTGAAGACGGCGTGGGACCCAAAGGGCATTCTTGCGCCGGGCAGATTTGTGGGTTCAATCTAA
- the mazG gene encoding nucleoside triphosphate pyrophosphohydrolase: protein MGKTAGEKLASLVNLMAHLRGPDGCPWDRDQDYDSIKGMLLEEAYEVVDAVNLKDFAGLEEELGDLLFQVVFYSRLAEEDGKFDIDGVIQNVYDKLVRRHPHVFGETRVANAEEALKSWTAAKEKEKKSHTDSENASLLDGIAAALPSTLEAYELGLRAAEAGFDWEKVEDLLDKIEEEIHEIRKELTARPEPDPHHLEEEAGDLMFAVANLTRMIRSDPESCLREANQKFRRRFQELEVEVKRRGKSVRNCAPQELDAIWKLVKAREKR from the coding sequence ATGGGCAAAACTGCGGGAGAAAAGCTTGCCAGCCTGGTGAACCTGATGGCGCACCTTCGAGGGCCGGATGGCTGCCCGTGGGACCGCGATCAGGACTATGACAGCATCAAGGGTATGCTGCTCGAAGAAGCCTATGAGGTTGTTGACGCTGTCAATCTGAAGGATTTTGCAGGGCTGGAAGAAGAGCTGGGCGATCTGCTCTTTCAGGTGGTGTTTTATTCGCGCCTCGCGGAAGAGGACGGAAAATTTGATATCGATGGCGTCATCCAGAACGTGTATGACAAGCTGGTCCGGCGGCATCCGCATGTTTTCGGTGAAACGCGAGTTGCAAATGCTGAGGAAGCCTTGAAGAGCTGGACGGCGGCAAAAGAAAAAGAAAAGAAGAGCCATACCGATTCTGAGAACGCATCCTTGTTGGATGGAATCGCCGCCGCGCTTCCTTCCACTTTGGAAGCTTACGAACTGGGCCTGCGGGCGGCTGAGGCCGGATTTGACTGGGAGAAAGTGGAAGACCTTCTTGACAAAATTGAGGAGGAAATACACGAAATACGCAAAGAACTCACGGCCCGCCCCGAGCCTGACCCGCATCACCTCGAAGAAGAAGCCGGTGACTTGATGTTTGCCGTGGCCAACCTCACCCGGATGATACGTTCTGACCCGGAAAGTTGCCTCCGCGAGGCAAACCAAAAGTTCCGAAGAAGGTTTCAGGAGCTTGAAGTTGAGGTGAAACGGCGTGGGAAGTCGGTGCGGAATTGTGCTCCGCAGGAACTGGACGCCATCTGGAAGCTGGTGAAGGCACGGGAGAAGAGATGA
- a CDS encoding FAD-linked oxidase C-terminal domain-containing protein, whose amino-acid sequence MKPETLIKELIGIMGPGGVLSKPEDLMLYEYDGLSALETPEAVVFPTTTDQVVRMARLAAARKTPIVPRGAGTGLSGGAVVTQGGIVVSFARMKKILEIDLESQRARVQPGVVNTDLTLAVADAGYYYAPDPSSQKACTIGGNVAENSGGPHTLAYGVTTNHVLGLEVVLPDGEVVRTGGKCWDLPGYDLTGLMVGSEGTLGIVTEITVRLMRATEAVETMLAVYDRVIDATRTVAAITARGITPAALEMMDGFTLRAVEQATHAGYPMDSAAVLLIEVEGLREAVKEQAEKIEAVCACNQVRSVRRAKSSEERALLWKGRKNAFGALGRISPNYYVQDGVIPRTKLPEMLEYVEEVGRKYGLQIGNIFHAGDGNLHPLLMFDARDREQSKRVVKAAQEIMTRCAELGGSITGEHGVGVEKNELMPLIFSDDDLEVQRRVKSLMNPTGSFNPGKVLPSGKMCGEIRVQVSYGG is encoded by the coding sequence ATGAAGCCTGAAACACTCATAAAAGAGTTAATAGGCATTATGGGACCGGGAGGCGTTCTCTCGAAGCCTGAAGACCTGATGCTTTACGAGTATGACGGCCTTTCTGCCCTGGAGACGCCTGAAGCCGTCGTTTTCCCGACCACCACAGACCAGGTGGTTCGAATGGCCAGGCTGGCCGCTGCCCGGAAGACGCCGATCGTCCCGCGTGGGGCAGGGACGGGGCTGAGCGGCGGAGCGGTGGTAACCCAGGGAGGCATTGTCGTCAGCTTCGCGCGCATGAAAAAAATCCTCGAAATCGATCTTGAGAGCCAGCGGGCGCGGGTGCAGCCCGGCGTGGTGAACACCGACTTGACCCTGGCCGTCGCCGATGCAGGATATTATTACGCCCCCGATCCTTCCAGCCAGAAAGCCTGCACGATTGGCGGCAACGTGGCAGAAAACTCCGGCGGCCCCCACACCCTTGCCTATGGAGTGACTACCAATCACGTTCTGGGCCTGGAGGTGGTACTGCCTGATGGGGAAGTGGTCCGGACCGGCGGAAAATGCTGGGACCTTCCGGGTTACGACCTGACCGGCCTCATGGTTGGCTCCGAAGGAACATTGGGGATTGTGACTGAAATCACGGTCAGGCTGATGCGCGCTACGGAAGCGGTGGAAACCATGCTTGCTGTTTATGACCGGGTGATTGATGCCACGCGCACCGTGGCTGCCATTACCGCTCGAGGCATTACTCCTGCGGCGCTCGAAATGATGGACGGTTTTACGTTGCGCGCCGTCGAGCAAGCAACGCACGCCGGGTATCCGATGGATTCGGCCGCGGTTCTGCTGATCGAAGTCGAGGGTTTGCGCGAGGCCGTGAAGGAACAGGCGGAGAAAATCGAGGCGGTGTGCGCCTGCAATCAGGTACGAAGCGTCCGCCGCGCCAAAAGCTCTGAGGAACGCGCCCTCCTCTGGAAAGGCCGCAAGAATGCGTTTGGCGCCCTGGGGCGGATCAGTCCAAATTATTATGTGCAGGACGGAGTGATCCCTCGCACCAAACTCCCCGAGATGCTTGAGTATGTCGAGGAGGTCGGACGGAAATACGGTTTGCAGATTGGAAATATTTTTCATGCCGGGGATGGCAACCTGCATCCCCTTCTCATGTTTGACGCCCGTGACCGCGAGCAGTCCAAAAGAGTGGTGAAGGCCGCGCAGGAAATCATGACGCGCTGTGCCGAACTGGGCGGTTCCATTACCGGCGAGCATGGCGTGGGCGTCGAAAAAAATGAATTGATGCCGCTGATTTTTTCCGATGATGACCTGGAAGTCCAGCGGCGGGTCAAGTCACTGATGAATCCAACGGGGTCGTTCAATCCCGGCAAGGTTTTGCCCAGCGGCAAGATGTGCGGAGAGATTCGTGTTCAGGTCAGCTACGGAGGCTGA
- a CDS encoding GNAT family N-acetyltransferase: MTYTIRHCETVENLADCVLLQKEIWGYPDHEIYPARMFLNITRTGGHVLGAFTGEGSMAGFVVSVPAWREDHRYFYSLLLGVLPAYENQGLGRLLKIAQRKAALRAGIEYIEWTFDPLRAKNAYFNIVRLGAVVRRYCPDYYGPIPGKLQRELPSDRLIAEWPLKSDRVKKALAGKKPRPAGKAASAIVAIPPDLDLLVSGKSARAREWQASVRAQLQECFERGLVITGFETAEAEARYVLDRL, translated from the coding sequence ATGACCTATACGATCCGCCATTGCGAAACGGTCGAAAATCTCGCCGATTGCGTTCTGCTGCAGAAGGAGATATGGGGCTATCCGGACCATGAGATTTATCCGGCGAGAATGTTCCTGAACATCACCCGGACAGGGGGGCATGTGCTGGGCGCCTTTACAGGTGAAGGTTCCATGGCGGGGTTTGTGGTTTCTGTTCCGGCCTGGCGCGAAGATCACCGGTACTTCTATTCACTACTGCTGGGCGTGTTACCGGCCTATGAAAACCAGGGGCTTGGCAGATTGCTCAAGATTGCCCAGCGTAAGGCGGCGCTCCGGGCGGGAATAGAATACATCGAGTGGACGTTTGATCCGCTGCGGGCAAAAAATGCCTACTTCAACATCGTTCGCCTGGGCGCCGTCGTCCGGCGATACTGTCCTGATTATTACGGTCCGATTCCCGGTAAGCTGCAGCGTGAGTTACCCTCAGACCGGTTGATAGCGGAGTGGCCCCTGAAATCTGATAGAGTAAAAAAAGCGCTGGCAGGAAAAAAGCCGCGTCCCGCAGGAAAGGCTGCATCGGCTATCGTTGCTATTCCGCCCGATCTTGACCTTCTCGTCTCGGGGAAATCCGCGCGCGCGCGCGAATGGCAAGCATCCGTCCGCGCACAACTACAGGAATGCTTCGAACGAGGACTTGTGATCACGGGCTTTGAGACGGCAGAGGCTGAGGCCCGGTACGTTTTGGACCGCCTATGA
- the menC gene encoding o-succinylbenzoate synthase has product MKIERVDLLEIRMPLVHFFETSFGRTTDRRIVLLHARADGLDGWGEVTCGEMPFYSYETPETAWHILRDLLIPWALDKAWDSPAELADRFRPVRGHNMAKAALENALWDIEAQSKGLSLAVLLGGTREEVSCGVSIGIQNSPEELLEKIRTEVVAGYQRIKVKIRPGWDVEVLDLIRQAFPDIELMADANSAYTLADIGHLKLLDRFGLMMIEQPLGWDDMVDHAQLQHELKTPICLDESIHSAEDARKAIELGACKIINIKLGRVGGHSSARKLHDLCLDRQVPVWCGGMLESGIGRAHNIAMSSLPGFVLPGDVSASRRYWKQDIIDPEVTVSAQGTIAVPRQPGLGYAPNLDRIDNVTVRKESFEKRS; this is encoded by the coding sequence ATGAAAATCGAAAGGGTTGACCTGCTCGAAATTCGGATGCCTCTGGTCCATTTTTTTGAGACCAGTTTCGGGCGAACGACCGATCGCAGAATCGTTCTGCTCCACGCCCGCGCCGATGGCCTGGACGGTTGGGGCGAGGTTACCTGCGGCGAGATGCCTTTTTACAGCTATGAAACGCCGGAGACCGCCTGGCACATCCTGCGCGATTTGCTGATTCCGTGGGCGCTTGATAAAGCCTGGGATTCCCCCGCCGAGCTTGCCGATCGGTTTCGTCCCGTCCGCGGCCACAACATGGCCAAGGCGGCGCTCGAAAATGCGCTGTGGGACATTGAAGCGCAGAGCAAAGGACTTTCCCTGGCCGTGCTGCTCGGCGGAACAAGGGAGGAGGTCTCCTGCGGCGTATCCATAGGCATCCAGAACTCGCCGGAAGAATTGCTGGAAAAGATCCGAACTGAGGTCGTGGCTGGATACCAGCGCATCAAGGTGAAGATCAGGCCAGGCTGGGACGTCGAAGTCCTGGATCTGATCCGACAAGCGTTTCCAGACATCGAGCTGATGGCCGACGCCAACTCTGCGTATACTTTGGCCGATATCGGGCATCTCAAATTGCTGGACCGCTTCGGCCTGATGATGATCGAGCAGCCGCTGGGTTGGGACGATATGGTGGACCACGCGCAGCTCCAGCATGAGTTGAAGACGCCGATCTGCCTGGATGAATCGATCCACAGCGCTGAGGACGCCCGGAAGGCAATCGAACTCGGGGCCTGCAAGATAATTAACATCAAACTGGGACGGGTGGGCGGCCATTCGTCCGCTCGCAAGCTGCACGACCTGTGCCTTGACCGGCAGGTACCAGTTTGGTGCGGCGGAATGCTCGAGTCAGGCATCGGGCGGGCCCACAATATTGCCATGTCATCCCTGCCGGGCTTTGTGCTGCCCGGAGACGTCTCTGCCAGCCGCCGCTACTGGAAGCAGGACATTATCGACCCCGAAGTGACGGTTTCAGCGCAGGGAACGATCGCGGTGCCGCGACAGCCGGGACTTGGCTACGCGCCAAACCTCGATCGTATCGACAATGTGACCGTGCGGAAGGAGAGCTTTGAAAAGCGCAGTTGA
- a CDS encoding bifunctional riboflavin kinase/FAD synthetase: MRVVRELSELREPLQKSAVTIGSFDGIHLGHRELLARVVDSARELNATSVVVTFDPHPAQVLAPEHAPRILTPLVVKARLIEREDIDLLMVLRFTRELSLLSPAEFAASILMDKLHAAIVHVGSNFRFGHQRAGDTTVLDELGRKSGFRVETLPMIKVRGHRVSSSQIRQFLSEGRVVMAGRMLGRPYAVSGIIAAGEGVGRKQTVPTLNLGPVEQLLPRIGVYVTRTLLNGTLYDSVTNVGHKPTFGHHRLTVESFLLDFCGEIASEEMQVEFLHRLRDEIKFPNAEGLKRQIQQDVQRSLKFFRLTKRLGGALPESRRSTPAHT, from the coding sequence ATGCGAGTTGTCCGTGAGCTTTCTGAACTGCGTGAGCCTCTTCAAAAGAGCGCTGTGACCATCGGCAGCTTTGACGGAATTCACCTGGGCCACCGCGAGTTGCTCGCCCGTGTGGTGGACTCGGCCCGAGAACTTAATGCGACTTCCGTGGTCGTCACATTCGACCCGCACCCGGCACAAGTCCTCGCTCCCGAGCACGCGCCGAGAATCCTCACTCCTCTTGTTGTGAAAGCCCGTCTGATTGAGCGGGAAGACATCGATCTGCTCATGGTTTTGCGTTTCACGAGGGAACTGTCTTTGCTGTCTCCGGCGGAATTTGCCGCCAGTATTCTGATGGATAAGCTTCATGCCGCCATCGTTCACGTGGGGTCAAATTTTCGATTTGGCCATCAACGCGCTGGAGATACAACTGTGCTCGATGAACTCGGCAGGAAAAGTGGTTTCCGCGTCGAAACCCTGCCTATGATCAAGGTGCGCGGCCATCGAGTCTCAAGCAGCCAGATTCGCCAGTTTCTTTCCGAGGGCCGCGTGGTAATGGCCGGCCGGATGCTCGGCAGGCCGTATGCGGTGAGCGGGATAATCGCGGCAGGGGAAGGCGTGGGCCGCAAGCAGACAGTACCGACGCTCAATCTCGGGCCGGTGGAGCAGCTTCTACCGCGAATCGGCGTTTATGTCACGCGCACCCTTCTGAACGGCACGCTTTACGATTCGGTGACGAACGTCGGCCACAAGCCCACTTTCGGACATCATCGCCTGACGGTCGAGAGCTTTCTCCTGGATTTTTGCGGGGAAATCGCTTCTGAAGAAATGCAGGTTGAATTTCTACATCGGTTGCGCGACGAAATCAAATTCCCAAATGCCGAGGGCCTCAAGCGTCAGATACAGCAGGATGTCCAGAGATCACTGAAATTCTTTCGGCTGACGAAGAGGTTGGGCGGGGCATTGCCCGAGTCCCGCCGTTCCACCCCGGCCCACACATAA
- a CDS encoding rhomboid family intramembrane serine protease: MIPLNDNVRRQTFWLSTLTLIALNTAVFFYELSLGPSLNQFILIFGLIPARYTTTHGAVIITSLSAFIVPVFTSMFIHGGWLHLLGNMLFLFVFGRSIEDRYGHGQFLLLYFLSGIGAAIFEILFNMGSRVPTIGASGAIAGILGAYLVSFPTARITTLIPLFIIFWTIRIPALLILVYWFVIQFATGYQTMAIESATRGGVAWWAHVGGFVLGMLLALAMPKRQQRAAEVWPWEI; the protein is encoded by the coding sequence ATGATCCCATTGAACGACAATGTTCGACGGCAGACTTTCTGGCTTTCAACCCTTACGCTCATCGCCCTCAACACCGCGGTTTTCTTCTATGAGCTCTCGCTGGGCCCATCGCTTAACCAATTTATCCTCATCTTCGGCCTTATTCCGGCCCGATACACCACGACTCACGGCGCTGTCATCATCACCAGCCTGTCCGCTTTCATCGTTCCCGTATTCACGTCCATGTTCATCCACGGAGGATGGCTGCACCTGCTTGGCAACATGCTTTTCCTCTTCGTTTTTGGACGCAGCATCGAGGACCGCTATGGACACGGCCAGTTTCTGTTACTGTATTTCCTCAGCGGTATTGGAGCGGCCATTTTCGAGATCCTGTTCAACATGGGCTCGCGGGTACCCACGATCGGAGCGAGCGGCGCCATCGCCGGGATCCTGGGCGCCTACCTCGTCAGCTTTCCGACGGCTCGCATCACCACCCTGATCCCGCTGTTTATCATCTTTTGGACCATTCGAATTCCCGCCCTGCTGATACTCGTGTATTGGTTCGTCATCCAATTCGCCACAGGCTATCAAACGATGGCCATCGAGTCTGCGACCAGGGGAGGTGTGGCGTGGTGGGCCCACGTGGGAGGGTTTGTTCTCGGGATGCTTCTTGCCCTCGCAATGCCGAAGCGGCAGCAGAGGGCAGCCGAAGTGTGGCCGTGGGAAATATAA
- a CDS encoding DUF1844 domain-containing protein, with product MPEENTESSGFKVVDRRTFTSEGNRIPGQLEKEEKKREPESRVPPRPQPASPVEPEPEEEEASERFAVLVSYLSTTAMFQLGLLPGPGGEYIPTDLANASRTIDLLEVLQEKTRGNLTGQESKLLEDVLYELRMTYLEVQKQASKQK from the coding sequence ATGCCAGAGGAAAATACTGAATCATCGGGGTTTAAGGTCGTTGACCGCCGGACTTTCACCAGCGAGGGAAACCGCATTCCGGGCCAGCTTGAGAAGGAGGAGAAGAAGCGGGAGCCCGAATCGCGCGTTCCGCCCAGGCCCCAGCCGGCGTCGCCGGTCGAACCTGAACCCGAAGAGGAGGAAGCCTCGGAGCGGTTCGCCGTGCTGGTGTCGTATCTGAGCACCACGGCAATGTTCCAGCTCGGATTGCTTCCGGGGCCGGGTGGAGAATACATCCCGACCGACCTGGCCAACGCCAGCCGGACCATCGATCTCCTGGAAGTATTGCAGGAAAAGACACGCGGGAATCTGACCGGTCAGGAATCCAAACTCCTTGAGGATGTCCTCTACGAACTTCGAATGACCTATCTTGAAGTGCAGAAGCAGGCAAGCAAGCAGAAATGA
- a CDS encoding MBL fold metallo-hydrolase translates to MKLTFLGTGTSTGVPTVGCGCAVCTSTVERDKRTRPSLLLEYSGRTLVIDTTPDFRAQALRQKIERVDAIVFTHAHADHVLGLDDVRPYYFRQKDPIPLYADDRCMESLRRIFTYIFDQTYPYGGILKVDPHLIDGPFSLWGTQLIPLPVFHGNLPVLGFRFGNAAYVTDFSTIPDPTLEMLEGLDVLILDALRHKPHPTHSTIENSLALVNRLNPARAYFTHIAHELGHEETNASLPPNVRLAYDGLEVSLD, encoded by the coding sequence ATGAAACTGACTTTCCTGGGTACCGGTACATCCACAGGAGTTCCGACCGTCGGCTGCGGTTGCGCCGTCTGCACCTCGACGGTCGAGCGCGACAAGCGGACCCGTCCGTCCCTGTTGCTGGAATACTCCGGCCGCACTTTGGTGATTGACACCACCCCCGACTTTCGCGCGCAGGCCCTGCGCCAGAAGATCGAGCGGGTGGACGCCATCGTCTTCACTCACGCCCACGCCGACCACGTGCTGGGATTGGATGACGTTCGTCCATATTATTTCCGGCAGAAAGATCCCATCCCGCTCTACGCGGACGATCGCTGCATGGAGAGTTTGCGCCGGATCTTCACCTACATCTTTGACCAGACTTATCCCTATGGCGGGATTCTGAAAGTTGATCCTCATCTGATCGATGGCCCTTTTAGTCTCTGGGGAACACAATTGATTCCCCTGCCCGTATTTCACGGAAACCTGCCAGTTCTCGGTTTCCGTTTTGGCAACGCGGCTTATGTCACCGATTTCAGCACGATTCCAGACCCGACTCTGGAAATGCTGGAGGGCCTGGACGTGCTGATACTCGATGCGTTGCGCCATAAACCTCATCCGACGCATTCGACCATTGAGAATTCTCTGGCCCTGGTCAACCGCCTCAACCCGGCGCGGGCATATTTCACTCACATCGCCCACGAACTGGGCCATGAGGAAACGAACGCCAGCCTGCCGCCCAACGTTAGGCTGGCCTATGACGGGCTGGAAGTAAGTCTGGACTGA
- a CDS encoding DMT family transporter — protein MKSAVEPVVLPQKTSFPVRTHHLMHLAMVIAVFCWAANMVAVKEALFGFSPMALTLVRAIAVAATYAILFLLLRNRSLLRLTRQQWLHFVVIAFFGVTINQILFIFGVAYTNIPHAALIIAVEPVMVLVLSVVMRLEVLTALKFAGMAISLTGVALLTYGKPAQGSQAYWLGDLIDGRSRGICLLHDSDERSRQSV, from the coding sequence TTGAAAAGCGCAGTTGAACCGGTCGTCTTACCACAGAAAACTTCTTTTCCCGTCAGAACCCACCACTTGATGCATTTAGCCATGGTGATTGCCGTTTTTTGCTGGGCGGCCAACATGGTGGCAGTCAAGGAAGCTCTGTTCGGCTTCAGCCCGATGGCGCTGACTCTTGTACGTGCGATTGCTGTTGCCGCCACTTATGCAATTTTATTCCTTCTGTTAAGGAACAGGTCTCTGCTGCGGTTGACGCGCCAGCAGTGGCTGCATTTTGTGGTGATTGCCTTTTTCGGGGTCACCATCAATCAAATACTCTTCATCTTTGGTGTGGCATATACGAACATCCCACACGCGGCGCTCATCATCGCGGTTGAACCGGTGATGGTTCTCGTGCTTTCAGTGGTGATGCGACTTGAGGTGCTGACGGCGCTCAAATTTGCCGGCATGGCCATCTCTCTTACGGGTGTCGCGCTGCTGACCTACGGAAAGCCGGCCCAGGGTAGCCAGGCCTACTGGCTCGGTGATCTGATTGATGGTCGAAGTCGTGGTATTTGCTTACTACACGATTCTGATGAAAGAAGTCGTCAATCAGTATGA
- a CDS encoding DMT family transporter yields MVEVVVFAYYTILMKEVVNQYDAVTLNTVVFSLGALMMVPFGARAVLHVDWSQVPLRAVLGLGFMTFFSCVIGYLLFTYALKGLTASRVAAFNYIEPVMATALGIWLLNDKVGLWGMLGGALILLGVYFTEWERDEQQAT; encoded by the coding sequence ATGGTCGAAGTCGTGGTATTTGCTTACTACACGATTCTGATGAAAGAAGTCGTCAATCAGTATGACGCGGTGACTCTCAACACCGTGGTCTTTAGCCTGGGGGCGCTGATGATGGTGCCCTTCGGTGCCCGTGCGGTTTTGCACGTGGACTGGTCTCAGGTTCCTTTGCGTGCCGTGCTGGGCCTGGGGTTCATGACTTTCTTCTCCTGCGTGATTGGATACCTGCTGTTCACCTATGCCCTGAAAGGCCTGACCGCCTCGCGCGTAGCGGCCTTCAACTATATCGAACCGGTTATGGCCACGGCCCTCGGAATCTGGTTGCTTAATGATAAGGTGGGCCTGTGGGGGATGCTTGGCGGAGCGCTGATTCTCCTCGGCGTTTACTTCACCGAGTGGGAGCGAGACGAGCAGCAGGCAACTTGA